From one Gemella morbillorum genomic stretch:
- the folB gene encoding dihydroneopterin aldolase, which translates to METKLFIDGLEVFSNHGLFAEEKKLGQKFIFDIECLVDYSRAIVSDEMVDSVSYADIADVIYKTSTENTFNLLERLAGEVVKNIFNTFPEVKEIKLAINKPAAPIKYHFKECGVKLLITRKEYESL; encoded by the coding sequence ATGGAAACAAAGTTATTTATAGATGGTCTTGAAGTTTTTTCTAATCATGGATTGTTTGCTGAAGAAAAAAAATTAGGACAAAAGTTTATTTTTGACATAGAATGTTTAGTCGACTATAGTAGAGCAATAGTAAGTGATGAAATGGTAGATAGTGTGAGTTATGCAGATATAGCAGATGTTATTTATAAAACTTCTACAGAGAATACTTTTAATTTGTTGGAACGCCTAGCAGGAGAAGTAGTAAAAAATATTTTTAATACTTTTCCAGAAGTAAAAGAAATAAAGCTAGCAATTAATAAACCTGCTGCTCCTATAAAATATCACTTTAAAGAATGTGGCGTGAAGTTACTTATAACGCGCAAGGAGTACGAGAGTTTATAA
- the folK gene encoding 2-amino-4-hydroxy-6-hydroxymethyldihydropteridine diphosphokinase: MIILGLGTNIEPREQYLRKALEEISQRGIKITKQSKIYQTPAWGGVANQNFLNMCIEVDCNLKAHELLDIIQEIELDLGRVRLKHWGNRTIDIDIIEYKGQKFNDERLTVPHKYLHDRNFVLQPIYELYGDVKIDGKSIKKSLENIDAPIEVYLEKI, from the coding sequence ATGATTATTTTAGGACTTGGAACAAATATAGAACCCCGAGAGCAATATTTAAGGAAAGCGCTAGAAGAAATATCTCAAAGGGGTATTAAAATAACTAAGCAAAGTAAGATTTATCAAACTCCAGCTTGGGGTGGGGTAGCAAATCAAAATTTTTTAAATATGTGTATTGAAGTTGATTGTAATTTAAAAGCACATGAATTATTGGATATAATTCAAGAAATAGAACTAGATCTAGGACGTGTTCGCCTGAAACATTGGGGAAATAGAACGATAGATATTGATATTATAGAGTATAAAGGACAAAAGTTTAATGATGAAAGATTAACAGTTCCTCATAAGTATCTTCATGATAGAAACTTTGTTTTACAACCTATTTATGAGTTGTATGGTGATGTGAAGATAGATGGAAAAAGTATAAAAAAATCGTTAGAAAATATCGATGCTCCTATTGAAGTCTATTTAGAAAAGATATAG